From Chaetodon auriga isolate fChaAug3 chromosome 10, fChaAug3.hap1, whole genome shotgun sequence, a single genomic window includes:
- the efhd2 gene encoding EF-hand domain-containing protein D2: MATDELSSKLSRRLQIEEGTEEPVAVDVPGQQNGSEEKPSTANADTELGAKLLRREELNEGHGEHHQPSMRVFNPYTEFKEFSRNQIKEMEKLFKTYDAGKDNYIDLMELKLMMEKLEAPQTHLGLKNMIKEVDEDLDNKLSFREFLLIFRKAAAGELEEDSGLSVLARLSEIDVSTEGVKGAKTFFEAKVQAINESNRFEAEIRQEQEAKKKQAEEQKQRRAAFKELQSAFK, translated from the exons ATGGCCACTGACGAGCTGTCGTCAAAACTCAGCCGTCGACTGCAGATCGAGGAAGGAACCGAGGAGCCTGTAGCTGTGGACGTCCCCGGACAGCAGAATGGATCGGAAGAGAAACCGAGCACGGCCAACGCAGACACGGAGCTGGGAGCTAAGCTGCTCCGACGAGAGGAGCTGAACGAGGGCCACGGGGAACACCACCAGCCCAGCATGAGGGTGTTCAATCCCTACACCGAGTTCAAGGAGTTCTCCCGAAACCAGATCAAAGAAATGGAGAAGCTGTTCAAAAC GTATGATGCTGGGAAAGACAACTACATCGACCTGATGGAACTTAAGCTGATGATGGAGAAGCTTGAAGCTCCACAGACACACCTTGGCTTGAAGAACATGATCAAGGAAGTGGACGAGGACCTGGACAACAAGCTCAGCTTCAGAGAG TTCCTGTTGATCTTCaggaaggcagcagcaggagagctgGAAGAGGATAGTGGCCTCAGTGTACTTGCTCGTCTTTCCGAAATTGATGTCTCCACAGAGGGGGTCAAAGGAGCCAAGACCTTCTTTGAAGCCAAA GTCCAGGCCATCAATGAATCCAACCGGTTTGAGGCAGAGATCCGCCAGGAGCAAGAGGCCAAGAAGAAGCAGGCTgaggagcagaaacaaagaCGCGCTGCTTTCAAAGAACTGCAGTCTGCATTCAAGTGA